The Crassostrea angulata isolate pt1a10 chromosome 1, ASM2561291v2, whole genome shotgun sequence nucleotide sequence AATCatgaataaatttaatgttaaacCACGGTTACATTTATGATTCCCATACCATTAATACATTAACGTTTAAATCATGGTCTTATTTAATGGTCTAGTAATTATTACATTTAATGTTTAAGTAATGATATCGATTTTATTTAAGGAAGTCATTATAACACTTAAATAATCaaatcatatttacatttacaattaaTGATCAAGTCATGATTACATATACAAGTAAAGGTTAAGTCATTATTATATTCAATGTTTAAACTGAACGCTATGATAACAATTTTGATAACATAGTATTACATTGAACGTGATGACATGATTATATTTAGTAGTTTTGTCGCAATCACAGTGAATATCGGGTTTGCATATCAcgaacatttttcatttctgtGTTGATGCATGCTATGATTTATTGttggttcaaaattttaaacaagtgACATGATAACTTTGTATGCATCCAGAACTTTTAAGCAGTGTCAATGCTGTTATAGCTCCACTCAATGTTTCTCGTTATTCAGACTTGACAAATTACCTCGCGATGTTTACCGACCCCTACGTCATGCAtatagtatactagtatacttcATGGTAAAGCTTTCATTGAATCATTGTACGAGCCATGCCGCGGAtcaaggggtcatgatttttttaattcacatagcaaaattactgaaaatatgcctcggaccccccccccctggaaacaCATTTAACCATTTAACATTttacagttgtgtttaaagtcTTGTATAAATTTAGTATACCTGGGTGGGAGAAAGCCGGAAGGCTGAGGTTTCTGTTGGAAGTGGACCATTCACAGTTAGGGTCCCCTAATTCCAGTCCATTGTATTTCCCGTCCCCATCAGAATCCAGGCGGCAGATGTCGCTCCATATCTATTGGGAGGTCCAAGAAATGTTAGATTTAGTACCGGTATCCAAATGTATTGGTAAGAATTTACCCTAGTAGTAATGGGTAAGGGATATTAAGtatatgtgcatgtattttacCTTTCTCATTGTTTTATCATTCCTATATCCGATCTATACAAAATCGTTATGCAAGTACCCCCTCTCCCCTTTCCAAAAGAAAGGTTCTAAAGAAAGCCCCAAAAGCCTCcacaaaaaaatatctttagttTAAACTCTCTCTCATGCCCGGACACCACACTGAAGTTAATTTTCAGGGTCAGGATGGGGGGGTTGAGGGGCTCGTCTACTCCACAACAAAGCTCAGGTGATGTAAATGagatttcatataaaatatcaaaatgtgagtaaatgtatatataataacaaTATAATCTAAATGAATAATTCAGTCAAGAGACCCCATTTGtctataattgaaaaatccatGCACACACGGTTTAATATTAATTCCCTTTACTTACTaccgttttatatatatttacctgTACATTAACTGTCAACGTTCgggatgtacatgtaataaaacattCATGCTGGGAAACGAGTAATGACGTACACTGATTACCATTGACAATGATTGTAACAAGCTGGTCACTGACCACAAAACTCTAGCGAGGACGGAGTAACCCAGGACTGACTGACCACTAACAAGATTCAAACTCACTGCCGTCGCTCAGTGGAGgaatatttcaattaaacatGTAGTTATTAAGAATTATTTCACCTACCTTATTAGCTTTAATAAAATCATGTCCGAACTGGTTTCTTGGTCCTGACCCGTAAGGTCCTAAGTGACCGACTCCGTTCCATATGAGGGAGGGGTTACAGGGGTTGGGCACTTTATCTCCGTTAGGGATCAGGTCGTTGTACGTGGGCCATCCTCGAGCGACCGGTATCAAGAAAAAACCTATCAAACCCAACACGTGCATTCTCGGCTCTTGTGTCAGAATTCGTCCTAGCTATAGCTTACTTCTTTTTCTGATGTTAATTCATGCAAAAGGACTAATCACTCAAAGTAATTAATTGGACTGCGCATGATGTACTTGTGAAAGTTTTATGCACAAAGTTGTGAAACGATAAATAAAACGTTAAATATAGGCTGAGACTCGTTTCGCGTTGAatggaaaaaaagtttttggtcGCTTTCACAGTTTCGAAACCACAGTACTCGTCCCTTCTTTATTCTAATACATTGCTAAAAATTGTTCTTTCCATCATATACATTTATTCAGTGTATGTGAAATGAGAATGCTACAATTGTTAGCTGAACGATAAAGATGGTAATTTTTAGGAATAATAAACAATTTAGGCGTTGTCAACTTATAATGCAACTATATTTAAAGGCACAATCTGCCattattataaatcatataaaaatgcTAGATTCAGAACAGAGCCATGTcttaattaattcatttaaatcaGACTATAAAACACCTAACTCTAATGTTGACTTTAAGATCATTAGttttaacaatatgaaaaaaattgaaatatgtcagtatatttaaaaaataataaatattaactcCAAAAAGTATCAAATGTAGAGTTGTTTGTGTTGCTAATTAGGACATGCAGTTCTGAAAATAGAGTATACCTTTCTTCGAAATCCTAATTCCTAGGCCTACAGGATCGACACTCAAACcgataaaaaaatatagttatgcattttattatgaaaaccATGTTTATCATAAATGACATTACTTctctaataaaatatatatcgaaTTCCTCATTGATACTGCTGTCAGTGCTTCTTACTGACAATGTGGGTTAATTTTCTGCAActtcaatgtttaaaaacttttatgaacggattttattataaaacttattgataataaaaagaagttcattattgaattttttctaGCTCTTTTCAATGACACACAAAATAAAGAAAGGTGAAAATGAAACCTTTTGACTTTTGAGCGTTAACCAGTGCATAAATATCATGAATGATGACATGTCGCTACCAAAAATGGAAGAGATTCCCAATTTAAGTATAAATTATATACAACATATAACATATAATTTAAGATGTGCTAAAAACAAATTCACAAAATGGTCATCATACTTTGTGTACGCAATTAGTTAATTAGTTTATATAcccatttaatgttttaaagattttgaagTTTGCAAGTGCACTTAAGCAGTACAAAATTCAAAGAACTAAGTTCATAAGTATAATATCATTGCAAAAACTCAGCACAATCATGTGTACAGTTGATGTGTATACATCTAAAAGCTATATGGTACATGAATATTGTGTACGTGTCATCAATAATATTACACTTCCTGGCGAATTGGTGTACACCTGTACACAAATTCAAAGTTATCATCCCAtaattttttccagaaatttaaCCCAAAAAGGTACGTTCCCTGCTTTCTTTTCTCCTCGAAGACGAATTTTGTCAAGCGAACCTTTAAATAATGGGCTTCGAACACAAGTTCCATCCGATTTATCCATACGATATCCTCGCCTGCAGCCACAAGAATACGAGCCGACTGTATTCCTACAGATCTTGTCTTCAGCACACTGGCCCACCTGATCATAACACTCGTCCTGGTCTATGCACAGAGAGAACCGGGAACTCCACACGTGTCCCGGCTTCTCTGAGGCACAGTCACACGAGAAGTTTAATCGGTTGCGGGTCATGTCCTCAAAATCCACGTTTTGTCCTTCGCTCCACGTACACGCCTTGTTTTTTAGTGTTTTACATGGGTTAAGTGGGTCCTCTGGAGCAGATATTTCGTCTCTCACGTTTCCCATTGAACTTTTGCCGTAACACGGATCCGGACAGAACCACAGGAAGGCACAGGTCCACAAAGAGACCCATTCCGACTGGTTCCCCCCGTACTGGGATCTAAAGTCGACCACTGTTCTATTAGCTGCTTCTACCGTCATTGACAAAGAATCAAGACATCCATCTGCCTTATCGTCTAAAAATCGTAAGAGAGGACTTTTCAGTTCTGTAAACCAACACATGTAATACGCAGCGGTGGCGCGATAGCGAAATATATCAAGTTCGGATTCGAATGGCCAGAAATTGTGTCGCTTGGCAAGCTTCTCCTTTCCTTGAATTTTACTCACAGATTTTGAGTCACGAGCTTTCTTGAAAATTTCGTTGATACATGCCAGTTCACTCTCCTCACACGCAAGAGTCAAACTTGGCTCCATCTGTACGATTCGTGGATTAGGAAAATGTTTATGGAGCCCTCCTTTTCTTTGGATTTTACCTCTGATTTGTCGTGGATCCACTGCAAAGTATTTGTGAGCCGCCAGAAATGGTCCTACTATTTTTAGCTTCTGTCTCACTGGGCTCATAAGGATATCTTTAACTTTGGGATCGTCTCTTGAAATGGGATGAACCCAGCTAACTTTTGGCTTTTTGGTAGGTCCAAGTGCATTATTCGAAATGCTTTTGTTCGTTTCCGTTGTCTGGTTTACAACGAATTTCCACAATGAAATTGAGAAAACCAGGCACCATATAAAAGAGCTGCTTATCGTTCGCATGTTGTTTTATGACGTCACGAATATGACGTAAATCATAGTTTTGAGTGTGAGATTTCGTTGTTGAATAAGTTCGATcacaaaatacaaaatgaatgAGTGCTATTTTGACAGTGATATTATGATTATTGATACTGGTTTAATTCtagaatatcaaaaattttcaatgaagAAAAGGGAGACAACTCTTGAAGCGTGTTGTGTCAACGCTGCAACGTTACGTGCTGCTGCCACAATCAAGGAATGAACAGTTGCTCCGAACAAGTGCTTCGCCAACGTAAGTATTTTATGAAACCATTCAAAATAATTGGGCGATAAAATACACGTGACGTTTACATTACTCGCAGGTATGAATAAATTCGAATTTCCTCGCAATTCTCAACGATGATATTGAAGAAATCTAGCCTGATTTTCTGTACGATGTTGCAATATAAGCTTGAAATTATGGAATGTTGCCATAAAGAAAGGTTTCAAGAACTTATTTGTCTCCACAAAAGACTTGAACTGTCGAACAGTAGAGTAGGCCTACTGGTGGTTTTCCCGAGGCCACAATAACACTGACATATACAAAAAAGGTAAATAAGCTGAACGTTATGGTATATATAGTATATTGATACCTCAAAATAGATTTCTATCATTTGAAATAATTGATtactttatatttcataaataatgagtatgtacatgtatgtttcaggAATTATGATCCGCCTTTTTGGACCCCTTCtcctttaaattgatattaatttatttttttcatagggACCACCCAGGCCAACACACCTCTAATTTCTTATCTAATTATTAATtggatacatttttttttaatttaccagTTAATTTAATGGCTTCATCACAAGTTATCGCTTTAATGAATGTATTCATAGATAAACATGGCGAGAAActtatgattatatcttagATATTAATGGTTTATCAATGATAAAGTTTCTACAAACGTTAAACATAATCATTATAATGAAATCTACATATGTGGAGGGAGTTGAAAGCATATATGCATAGTGATACTTGCTTGAATTAAGTTTTTGAAGTTTTATATTGTCATAACTGTAATTTCGTCGTACACTCTTAGCTACAGTACGTATGTAAAGTTACAACAGCAAAAGGCATATGTATGGAACGCCGGGACTGTCTTATATGAGGATTTAACATTATACGCAGTGTTCTCCTCATTATATTTGGTAGTATATTCATTATATGAGgtcttttttacattatatcgtgtgcattttccattatatatagTACTTCTTTCATTATATGATGTAGTTATATGCGGTAGATTTTGCATTTCGTTGTGATGTAGACACAGTATTATATGTTGTGCTTTCATCTTTATGATGAAGATCTTTCTGAAGCTTTTTTTTCGGAAGTCGTG carries:
- the LOC128167178 gene encoding uncharacterized protein LOC128167178, with the protein product MRTISSSFIWCLVFSISLWKFVVNQTTETNKSISNNALGPTKKPKVSWVHPISRDDPKVKDILMSPVRQKLKIVGPFLAAHKYFAVDPRQIRGKIQRKGGLHKHFPNPRIVQMEPSLTLACEESELACINEIFKKARDSKSVSKIQGKEKLAKRHNFWPFESELDIFRYRATAAYYMCWFTELKSPLLRFLDDKADGCLDSLSMTVEAANRTVVDFRSQYGGNQSEWVSLWTCAFLWFCPDPCYGKSSMGNVRDEISAPEDPLNPCKTLKNKACTWSEGQNVDFEDMTRNRLNFSCDCASEKPGHVWSSRFSLCIDQDECYDQVGQCAEDKICRNTVGSYSCGCRRGYRMDKSDGTCVRSPLFKGSLDKIRLRGEKKAGNVPFWVKFLEKIMG